In one window of Hymenobacter nivis DNA:
- the guaA gene encoding glutamine-hydrolyzing GMP synthase: MERIVILDFGSQYTQLIARRIRELHVFCEIHPYTHAPNLTLSADIRGVVLSGSPCSVRDADAPNPDLSHLLSHVPVLGVCYGAQLLAQQGGGEVLPATIREYGRARLSHINQHHPLLHGLTPGSQVWMSHGDTIKTLPEGFLAIAGTPDVQVAAYEIEGQATYGIQFHPEVTHSTEGKQLIKNFVVDICGCTQSWTPEHFVDSAVTALQNTIGPDDQVILGLSGGVDSSVAALLLHRAIGPRLHGIFVDNGLLRQDEFASVLKAYEGLGLNVTGVEAGAEFYSALAGLTDPEQKRKAIGRTFIEVFDREAQKVEGARWLAQGTIYPDVIESVSVHGSSVTIKSHHNVGGLPEKMNLKIVEPLRMLFKDEVREVGATLGLPGEILNRHPFPGPGLGIRILGDITPEKVDLLQRADGVFINLLKEHGLYDKVWQAGVMLLPVQSVGVMGDERTYERVVALRAVTSVDGMTADWAHLPYEFLAEVSNKIINQVRGINRVVYDISSKPPATIEWE; the protein is encoded by the coding sequence ATGGAACGTATCGTTATTTTGGATTTTGGCTCGCAGTATACCCAGCTCATTGCCCGGCGCATCCGCGAGCTGCACGTCTTCTGCGAAATTCACCCCTATACCCACGCCCCGAACCTCACCCTGAGTGCTGACATTCGGGGCGTTGTGCTATCCGGCTCGCCCTGCTCGGTGCGCGACGCCGACGCCCCCAACCCCGACCTGAGCCACCTGCTGAGCCACGTGCCGGTACTGGGCGTGTGCTACGGGGCCCAGCTGCTGGCCCAGCAGGGCGGCGGCGAAGTGCTGCCCGCCACCATCCGCGAGTACGGCCGCGCCCGCCTTTCGCACATCAACCAGCACCACCCGCTGCTGCACGGCCTCACGCCCGGCTCGCAGGTATGGATGTCGCACGGCGACACTATTAAGACGCTGCCCGAGGGCTTCCTGGCCATTGCCGGCACGCCCGATGTGCAGGTGGCGGCCTACGAAATTGAGGGCCAGGCCACCTACGGCATCCAGTTTCACCCCGAGGTAACGCACTCCACGGAGGGCAAGCAGCTGATAAAAAACTTCGTCGTTGATATCTGCGGCTGCACCCAGAGCTGGACGCCCGAGCACTTCGTGGACTCGGCCGTGACGGCGCTGCAAAACACCATCGGCCCCGACGACCAGGTGATTCTGGGCCTGTCGGGCGGCGTGGACAGCAGCGTGGCGGCGCTACTGCTGCACCGCGCCATCGGGCCCCGGCTGCACGGTATTTTCGTGGATAATGGCCTGCTGCGGCAGGACGAGTTTGCCTCAGTGCTAAAGGCCTACGAGGGCCTGGGCCTAAACGTGACCGGCGTGGAAGCCGGGGCCGAATTTTATTCCGCCCTGGCCGGCCTCACCGACCCCGAGCAGAAGCGCAAGGCCATCGGCCGCACCTTCATTGAGGTGTTCGACCGCGAGGCGCAGAAGGTGGAAGGGGCCCGCTGGCTGGCCCAGGGCACCATTTACCCCGACGTGATTGAGTCGGTATCGGTACATGGCTCATCGGTGACCATCAAAAGCCACCACAATGTGGGCGGCCTGCCCGAGAAGATGAACCTCAAAATTGTGGAGCCGCTGCGCATGCTCTTCAAAGACGAGGTGCGCGAAGTGGGCGCCACGCTGGGCCTGCCCGGCGAAATCCTGAACCGCCACCCCTTCCCGGGCCCCGGCCTGGGCATCCGCATCCTCGGCGACATCACGCCCGAGAAAGTGGACCTGCTCCAGCGCGCCGATGGCGTATTTATTAACCTGCTGAAAGAGCACGGCCTCTACGACAAAGTGTGGCAGGCCGGCGTGATGCTGCTGCCCGTACAAAGCGTAGGCGTTATGGGCGACGAGCGCACCTACGAGCGCGTGGTGGCCCTGCGCGCCGTAACCAGCGTGGACGGCATGACTGCCGACTGGGCCCACCTCCCCTACGAGTTTCTGGCCGAAGTTAGCAATAAGATTATCAATCAGGTACGCGGCATCAACCGCGTAGTGTACGACATAAGTAGCAAGCCCCCGGCAACGATTGAGTGGGAATAG
- a CDS encoding cell division ATP-binding protein FtsE produces MSELIVELRDATVMQETQAVLQGVSFALEKSDFAYLVGRTGSGKSSLLKTLYADLPLLVGTGTVAGFALPRLPVGKVPYLRRRLGIVFQDFQLLPDRTVAENLLFVLNATGWKGKARKQQRIADVLDRVGLSSAANRMPHRLSGGEQQRVVIARALLNEPTLLLADEPTGNLDPEVADSIMQLFTEINYAGTAILMATHNFQVIEKYPHRVLTCQDGALLDSARN; encoded by the coding sequence ATGTCCGAATTAATCGTTGAGCTGCGCGACGCCACCGTGATGCAGGAAACGCAGGCGGTACTCCAAGGCGTATCGTTTGCGCTGGAAAAGAGCGACTTCGCCTACCTCGTGGGTCGCACCGGCTCGGGCAAGTCGTCGCTGCTCAAAACCCTGTACGCCGACCTGCCGCTGCTGGTAGGCACTGGCACTGTGGCGGGCTTTGCGCTGCCGCGGCTGCCCGTGGGCAAGGTGCCGTATTTGCGCCGCCGTCTGGGTATCGTATTTCAGGATTTCCAGCTGCTGCCCGACCGCACGGTGGCCGAAAATCTGCTGTTCGTGCTCAACGCCACCGGCTGGAAGGGCAAGGCCCGCAAGCAGCAACGCATCGCCGACGTGCTGGACCGCGTGGGCCTGAGCAGCGCCGCTAATCGGATGCCGCACCGCCTTTCGGGTGGTGAGCAGCAGCGCGTGGTCATTGCTAGGGCGTTGCTGAACGAGCCCACGCTGCTGCTCGCCGACGAGCCCACTGGCAACCTCGACCCGGAAGTGGCCGACAGCATCATGCAATTGTTTACGGAAATCAATTACGCCGGCACCGCCATTCTCATGGCCACGCACAATTTCCAGGTGATTGAGAAGTACCCGCACCGCGTGCTCACGTGCCAGGATGGGGCCCTGCTGGACTCGGCGCGGAATTAA
- a CDS encoding fructose-6-phosphate aldolase, which produces MYIIKVKGKAKIPDYIQLRDEQFVLIAYFRADRPLKDLHRYGLEGKETALAAVISELEFGKLRPLTI; this is translated from the coding sequence ATGTACATTATTAAGGTCAAGGGCAAAGCCAAAATTCCGGATTATATCCAGCTCCGCGACGAGCAATTTGTGCTCATTGCCTACTTCCGGGCCGACCGGCCACTGAAGGATTTGCACCGCTACGGCCTTGAAGGCAAGGAAACGGCGCTGGCAGCCGTCATTTCAGAGCTGGAATTTGGCAAGCTCCGCCCGCTCACGATTTAA
- a CDS encoding DegT/DnrJ/EryC1/StrS family aminotransferase: MLRPSTPIRLLDLAAEHAALQPALDAAVREVLAEAAFIQGPAVGQFAAELGHHLGGAHVVPCANGTDALTLALLSLNLPAGAEVIVPAFTYVATLEAAALLGLRPVLADVRPDTFNLDPAAVAAALTPRTGAIIAVHLFGQCADLEVLGTLANAHGVDLVEDNAQALGATFQFASGKIAHAGAVGAVGTTSFFPSKNLGALGDGGALFTRDPARAALLQQLANHGQSQKYHHQRIGLNSRLDTLQAALLRVKLRQLPANTAARQAVAARYDGALGDVSGLQIPARDARSSHVFHQYTVQVEGPGRRDALREYLHQCGVPTAVYYPVPAHQQPAYAYLGYQAGQFPVAERLCETVLSLPMHPLLTAAQVAYVGEVMGFYLANN, translated from the coding sequence TTGCTTCGTCCTTCAACCCCCATTCGCCTGCTCGACTTAGCCGCCGAGCACGCGGCCCTGCAACCGGCCCTCGACGCGGCCGTGCGCGAGGTGCTGGCCGAAGCGGCGTTTATCCAGGGGCCCGCCGTGGGGCAGTTTGCGGCCGAGTTGGGGCACCACCTTGGCGGGGCCCACGTGGTGCCCTGCGCCAACGGTACCGACGCCCTCACGCTGGCCTTACTGAGCCTGAATTTGCCGGCGGGGGCGGAGGTCATCGTGCCGGCCTTCACCTATGTGGCCACGCTGGAGGCCGCCGCCCTGCTAGGCCTGCGCCCTGTACTGGCCGACGTGCGCCCCGACACGTTCAACCTCGACCCCGCAGCCGTGGCGGCGGCCCTCACGCCGCGCACCGGGGCCATCATCGCCGTGCATTTGTTTGGGCAATGTGCTGATTTGGAGGTGCTGGGGACCTTGGCCAATGCCCACGGTGTAGACTTAGTGGAGGATAATGCCCAGGCGCTGGGGGCCACGTTTCAATTTGCCAGCGGCAAAATTGCTCACGCCGGCGCGGTGGGCGCGGTGGGCACTACGTCGTTTTTCCCGTCGAAAAATCTGGGGGCCCTCGGCGACGGTGGGGCCCTGTTCACCCGCGACCCGGCGCGCGCCGCGCTGCTCCAGCAGCTGGCCAACCACGGCCAAAGCCAGAAATACCACCACCAGCGCATCGGGCTCAACTCGCGCCTCGATACGCTGCAAGCCGCCCTGCTGCGCGTGAAGCTGCGCCAGCTGCCCGCCAACACCGCCGCCCGCCAGGCTGTGGCCGCCCGCTACGATGGGGCCCTGGGCGACGTGTCCGGCCTCCAGATTCCGGCCCGCGACGCGCGCAGCAGCCACGTGTTTCACCAGTACACCGTGCAAGTGGAGGGCCCCGGCCGCCGCGACGCGCTGCGTGAATACCTCCACCAGTGCGGCGTGCCCACGGCGGTGTATTACCCGGTGCCGGCCCACCAGCAGCCCGCCTACGCCTACTTGGGCTACCAGGCCGGCCAGTTTCCGGTGGCCGAGCGGCTGTGCGAAACGGTGCTTTCGCTGCCCATGCACCCGCTGCTGACGGCGGCGCAGGTGGCGTATGTGGGGGAGGTAATGGGGTTTTATTTGGCGAATAATTGA
- a CDS encoding Gfo/Idh/MocA family protein, which yields MSNNLLPVRFAICGVGHIGRRHAALVARRAGAQLVALVDVLPELRSGLAAEFPGVPFFASLDEYLARGPQADVLTVATPNGLHAQQAVAGLRHGLHVVVEKPLALTAADARAILETARQTGRLVFGVMQNRYSPPAAWLKELVAAGRLGDVYLVQLSCFWNRDARYYRPGGWRGTGALDGGPLFTQFSHFVDLLYWVFGDVANFSARFRNFNHQTTTEFEDSGLVTFDLVRGGSGTLSYSTAVWDRNLESALTVVAARGALKIGGQYLEKIDYCHVQDYAPPALPPTNPANDYGPYQGSAANHGHVIDEVVETLQRGGGTNAADGLKVVEIIERIYALR from the coding sequence GTGAGCAACAACCTGCTACCCGTTCGCTTTGCTATTTGCGGCGTGGGTCACATCGGCCGGCGCCACGCGGCGCTGGTGGCCCGCCGCGCCGGGGCCCAGCTGGTGGCCCTGGTTGACGTGCTACCCGAGTTACGCAGTGGCCTCGCCGCCGAGTTTCCCGGCGTGCCGTTTTTCGCGTCGCTCGACGAATACCTCGCCCGGGGCCCCCAGGCCGATGTGCTCACAGTGGCGACGCCCAACGGGCTGCACGCCCAGCAGGCGGTGGCCGGCCTGCGCCACGGCCTGCACGTGGTAGTTGAGAAACCCCTGGCCCTGACCGCAGCCGATGCCCGCGCCATCCTGGAAACGGCCCGGCAAACCGGCCGCCTGGTGTTCGGTGTGATGCAAAACCGCTACTCGCCGCCCGCCGCCTGGCTCAAGGAACTAGTGGCGGCGGGCCGGCTGGGCGACGTGTACCTGGTGCAGCTCAGCTGCTTCTGGAACCGCGACGCCCGCTATTACCGGCCCGGCGGCTGGCGCGGCACCGGGGCCCTCGACGGCGGCCCGCTCTTCACCCAGTTCAGCCACTTCGTGGATTTATTGTACTGGGTGTTTGGCGACGTGGCCAATTTCTCGGCCCGCTTCCGCAACTTCAACCACCAGACCACCACCGAATTTGAGGACAGCGGCCTCGTCACATTCGACTTGGTGCGCGGCGGCAGCGGCACGCTCAGCTACAGCACCGCCGTGTGGGACCGCAACCTCGAAAGCGCCCTCACCGTGGTGGCCGCCCGCGGGGCCCTGAAAATCGGCGGCCAGTACCTGGAAAAAATCGACTACTGCCACGTGCAGGACTACGCCCCGCCCGCGCTGCCCCCCACCAACCCCGCCAACGACTACGGCCCCTACCAGGGCTCGGCCGCCAATCACGGCCACGTCATCGACGAAGTGGTGGAAACGCTGCAACGCGGCGGCGGTACCAATGCCGCGGATGGCCTGAAAGTGGTGGAAATAATTGAGCGGATTTACGCGCTGCGGTAG
- a CDS encoding glycosyltransferase family 2 protein yields the protein MLGLSVLIPVYNRPVMELTNALLAQVPQWPGPVEIYLLDDGSEENCRRLNRPLGALPGVRYQELPRNVGRAAVRNQLAAGALHGWLLLLDNTGQLPNGQFLARYAAALGAAPVLAGGVSYAPGPPANPALRLRWRYGQAREVRPAAQRQAAPYGQLLINNLLISRELLLRFPLDETLRGYGHEDTQLGWQLAAAAVPVLHLDNPVRHVGLETAAAFLEKSEQAVRNLAQLLRENRVGPDARLVQVARRLRRVGLAPAARVALGAAAPALRRHLLGPRPTLAALDALKLLWLLRALAA from the coding sequence ATGCTCGGCCTGTCGGTATTAATTCCGGTGTACAACCGACCGGTGATGGAATTAACAAATGCGCTGCTGGCGCAGGTGCCGCAGTGGCCGGGGCCCGTCGAAATTTACTTGCTGGATGATGGCTCGGAAGAAAATTGCCGCCGCCTGAACCGGCCCCTGGGGGCCCTGCCCGGCGTGCGCTACCAGGAACTACCGCGCAATGTGGGCCGCGCCGCCGTGCGCAACCAGCTGGCCGCCGGGGCCCTGCACGGGTGGCTGCTGCTGCTCGACAATACTGGCCAGCTGCCCAATGGCCAGTTCCTGGCCCGCTACGCCGCTGCTCTGGGCGCCGCCCCGGTGCTGGCCGGCGGCGTAAGCTACGCCCCGGGGCCCCCAGCCAACCCGGCGCTGCGCCTGCGCTGGCGGTACGGGCAAGCGCGCGAGGTGCGCCCGGCGGCCCAGCGCCAGGCCGCGCCGTATGGCCAGTTGTTGATAAACAACCTGCTTATTAGTAGGGAATTGCTGCTGCGGTTTCCGTTGGATGAAACCCTGCGCGGCTACGGCCACGAGGATACCCAGCTGGGCTGGCAGCTGGCCGCCGCCGCCGTGCCCGTGCTGCACCTCGACAACCCCGTGCGCCATGTAGGCCTGGAAACGGCCGCCGCGTTCCTCGAAAAATCGGAGCAGGCGGTGCGCAACCTGGCCCAGCTGCTGCGCGAAAACCGTGTGGGCCCCGATGCTCGTCTGGTGCAAGTGGCCCGGCGGCTGCGCCGCGTCGGCTTAGCGCCGGCCGCCCGGGTGGCCCTGGGCGCGGCGGCGCCGGCCCTGCGCCGCCACCTGCTGGGGCCCCGGCCCACCCTGGCGGCCCTCGATGCGCTGAAGCTACTGTGGCTGCTGCGGGCGCTGGCCGCCTGA
- the fsa gene encoding fructose-6-phosphate aldolase yields the protein MKFFLDTANIAEIREAVELGVLDGVTTNPSLMAKEGVRGVDSILGHYRHICEIVDGDVSAEVIATDYSGIIREGEVLADLHPNIVVKVPMIRDGVKAIRYFSDKGIKTNCTLVFSAGQALLAAKAGATYVSPFVGRLDDIGADGLQLVEQIVQIYGNYGYETQVLAASVRHVPHLIQCAEIGADVVTCPLSVILGLLNHPLTDKGLATFLADYAKVNA from the coding sequence ATGAAGTTCTTCCTCGACACCGCCAACATTGCCGAAATCCGCGAAGCCGTTGAGCTGGGCGTGCTCGACGGCGTAACCACCAACCCCTCGCTCATGGCCAAAGAAGGCGTGCGCGGCGTTGACAGCATACTGGGCCATTACCGCCACATCTGCGAAATTGTGGACGGCGACGTATCGGCCGAAGTGATTGCTACCGATTACAGCGGCATCATCCGCGAGGGCGAGGTACTGGCCGACCTGCACCCCAATATTGTGGTAAAGGTGCCCATGATCCGCGACGGCGTGAAGGCCATCCGCTACTTCTCCGACAAGGGCATCAAAACCAACTGCACCCTCGTGTTCTCGGCCGGGCAGGCTCTGCTAGCCGCCAAAGCCGGTGCCACCTACGTGTCGCCCTTCGTTGGCCGCCTCGACGACATTGGGGCCGACGGTCTCCAGCTAGTTGAGCAGATTGTGCAGATTTACGGCAACTACGGCTACGAAACCCAGGTGCTGGCCGCCTCCGTGCGCCACGTGCCGCACCTCATCCAGTGCGCCGAAATCGGGGCCGACGTGGTTACTTGCCCGCTCAGCGTCATCCTGGGCCTGCTCAACCACCCGCTTACTGATAAAGGCCTGGCCACCTTCCTGGCCGACTACGCCAAGGTGAATGCGTAA